The window GTCGATGAAACCAAGCAGATGGTTAAACTAAAAATCAGAGTGTGTGATTGTAAGCACAAGCATATCAATTGGAACTTGTGGCCCAAAATATTAAACGTGATAAGGATATTTAGTATTGGGCCATATCCTTCTGCGTACATACAGTCTATACTTCCAAGCACAACATTCACAAATGAGGATAATTTCACTATAACTAAAAATCAAGGTCAAATTTGTACTATTAGGACATGGGGCCATAAATAATTAtctgatatatatatttgatcTTTATGACTATATTTTCATCAAGATCACCTGACCTAAAATTCtgtaataacaaataagaccaaaTTTCTATATAGAAGTGTATCAGGAGCACATTTCACCTGGTTTGTTTGGGAGAATAGTAAATGAAACGGCaggaataaatagaaaaaatctCGACACATCTTTCCCGCTTAGGGAAGGTTATTAAAAGATCATTCAACTGTTCTTTTACTAGGTAATATACTAGGAAAGCAGAAGAAACACAAGCCCATAAAAGAAGACTATAAGGAGCAGGAGATATATTACTTTGTTGGCAATCAAtgtctcaaaaacaaaaacaccaaagtGGATGTGTCTAGTTGAGATTCAATGCTGCAATAATCAAAGAGTAAATAGATGTAAAGAGTGACAAGCAATCGTATAAACTATGCTAGAAAGAAGGAATGATAGATGAAAGCAAAACCATTATGGTGCCAAGCTCTGGTAATCAATTGTGGTTACACCAAGCAAATCCTTCTTTTTAAGAGATAATTGTGCATAGGACAGGTCGCCATTAGCATATGTTGGGAATAATCACTCACTTCGTACATGAAGAGAATCTGGATTCAATCAATGCTCCACCccaaagaggaggggggggcgTCCAAGTACTAGTACTTAATAGGCACACATGTGTCATGCGGCTCATGCCTCATGCCCAAGGTAGTCCCTCCATTGATATTTAAAAAGAGAATGGTGCAACAGTAATAAACTATGAGGAGCTGAGATCACACTTACAGGTTTACTATTACCCCAAAATTTTGTTCAGAAAAACTGTATTTACAAAGACAAACTACCCAGCCATCACCTTGTTTAAAATGTTTATGGAGTGAGCTTTCTGTAAAGcttatcaattcaaaggtcaatAACATGTAGGTTTGGATGTTCTCAAGCTTCTCAATGCATCTTTATTTAGTAAAAAAATAGATGATTATATAAGTATTGAGAATTTTAAAGACAGGCAAGTGTGAAACTTATGGCCCTTTATTAGTATTTGTAGTCTAATATGGGCTTATGGCTGCTATTCATTGGTGCACTGGACAacagggtttaaaaaaaaaggaattgggTCCAGCTGATTCAGATCAGATTATGTTCCGGATCAACTGAAATCTGTTGGTAATCAGCCGGAATTGACCATAAACAACATTGCCATGCATCACAGATCCAATACGATTTCATCACTCAAATGCGTCATTACAACTGCATACAAAACCTGCAGAGATTACAACCTTCAGTTGTAACGATAAAGAGTAATAATAAGCCTCAGTGACGGCGTAAAGCTTCAGTTGTCTTAACCACAAAAACAGAGAACATGCAAAACACCTatgagcccgcttgataaccttatgagaaacagtttctggtgtttttccgttctgagaaacggaaaaacacctaaaaatcgcttgataacgaagtgttttctgtgactgtttttggaaacataaatcaaaatttatgctccctggaagacttttgacagaacatgtccactgttggacatgttctgtcgtttcttggctgaaaattggaaaagtgtgcctGATAGAAACTCCTATATTCGCGAACAAAGCTCCAACCTCCATCACTGCTCTCACGAACAAAGCTCCAAGGAACCTCTGATGTCCTCCAACCTCCATCACTgtgaaaaaaagaacaaagctTCAATGAACCTGGTGTCCTCCAACCTCCATCGCTGCTCTCACACGAGCTCTCAAGTGAGAAAAACTAGCAAGCTTTACAAGGGGAAAACGGCATGCTCTGATCTGCGAAGAGAGAGCAGAGTCGGTTGGAGTCAAGAATGTGAAGGAGCTTCCCGGGATGACAAAGGAGATTGCTGCGAGGAGGTTGAACAATCGAAGGAGAATAAGTATCATTGATGGTACTGAGCTCTTGGATTGCTGAAAATTGCCTTCACCTCTGGGTAAGAGTTTGGTTCGattcacttgttttttttttctcatgtttGTCTCTAGTCTATCCTTGGTTTGATTTCCGATCGAAGCCTGATGAGCATGATCGTCTCGACCTAGTCCAGTTCTTTTGATCTCATCTTTAATGCCTCTGTTCTCGACCAGAGGGAACGATTGTCAAGGCCAAGCCTCAAGCATGGAAATCTCATCTCTTCTTGTTATTTTTAGAGGGCCAAACGGAACAAACCCCTCCGTGCCATAAAACTGTCGAAACCTGAAACCAGAGTTggaggtgggtttttttttgttttgaaaccctaactgTTTCCTTCTGTTttgcgatttggggaagaagcaCTCCAAttccttttgttaattttttttttaaaaaaaaagggtttttcttgtttccaagaacaggtttatcaagtgggtcaaaaacggtttctcagcacaaaaaatgaaaaaactgttttgttgtttctcagcacataaccagaacagaaacacccataaggttatcaagcgggcactatATTATACCAGAACTTGTCCCAAATAGCTTCAAATACTTGAGAGGGATGTGGGCAAGAACCcacaaaaccaaacaaacacCTATATTATACCAGAACTTGTCCCAACTCCTAACTACAAAAACAACCATCAAGCAAGaccaccacatgtgaaatgccAAATGTAAACCGTTATTGAGAGCTAAGGAATTCTGTAACAAACTTGGAGAGAAAAATGAAGGATTCCAAGAAATAACACTAACAACTAAGAAAATGGAACTAACATGGATTGAAACCCGAGGAAAAGTAGGCAacacaaaccctaaaatcacACAAACGTTGCTTCCCATCAATGATAGGAAATCTGCAAAATTAGGCACACGGAGAGCAAGCAAGCTCACCATCAACATCACCACCTGTTATGTCTGCGCTTGGAAGATGCAGATGTGCTTCGGAGTGAGTTATTTATGTGAAATTAAGGGTCTAAGTAGTTATGTGGTTTTAGGAGTTAGAATTGCATGTACATGAGAATAATTATAGTCGTGGGAATTGTGGTTGTTGTGTAGTTATCTAACTGTTATACTCCTTATAAATAGCATTAAACATAATAGAGTGATAAGAATGAAAATCCCTAAATTGTCGCTTGATTTATCTTGAGAAGAGGGTCGACAACCTCCCAATTGTGCCAGGATGTCCGGTGGCTTCGTCCATAAAGccccaaatttatctctcttactctctctattatttttattttattttcagattatctTGCACGTATCAAATGGCATCAGAGTCAGGCACGGCGGAGGAAATCGACCAGTCCCGGGTCTATACAGGAATATCCCCCTCTGTTTAATGGCAAAAACAAGGTGATCTTCCAATCGTGCAAGATGAAGAGGAAGTTCTGCATCCAAAATTGTAAGTTGTGTTGGATCGTTTTTGGAAATTACTCTACCAAGATTTGGGATCTGGGTGGagattatttaatttttattggtcCACACTTTCGTTTCCTACCATTGATCTTGAGGACAAGATCTTTTTTTAAGGAGGGTGGAATGTTATGTCCGCGCTTGGAACGTGCAGATGTGCTTTGGAGTGTGAGTTAGTTATGTGAAATTAGGGGTCTAAGTAGTTATGTGGTTTTAGGAGTCTAAATGTCTGTAGTAGTTATAATTACATGTACGTGAGAATAGTTATAGTCATCAGAATTGTGATTGTTGTGTAGTTATCTAAATGTAATACTCCTTATAAATAGCATTAAACATAAGAGATTGAGAAGAATGAAAATCCCTAAATTGTCTCTTAATttatcttgagaagaggatCGGCAACCTCCCAATTGTGCCAGAAAGTCCGGTGGCTTCGTCCGTAAAGccccaaatttatctctcttcctctctttctctctctattattttttttcttttattttattttcagattatctTGCACGTATCAAACCATCTCTGCCACACACAATACCGACCTCTAAAGAACCTTCTCTTGAACACTTAGTAGACAGGATTCATCATCAATGGAAAGGTAAAGAATAAATTCACACACACAGAAGAATACGAAGAATATAATGGGTTAACCAACCTTCATATTCTACATCTTCAACTGCTTCTCTAAAAGTGAAAGAAAGAATGGAAGCAATTGTCAGTGTCTCTTGAATAATTCTTGAAGTTATTGGCAGGTTCCTGGCATCTACCCAATTAAGGATCTGCTCTTGACAACTTTCGTCGTTCGACTTAATTATCGACTCTTGCTCCTCCTGTAAAGTCAACACACACCCATTAGCTATTTATCCGAGGAACTAACCAAGGTTTTGAAAAGGACTTGATGAAATTGGTGATGGGGTTGGGACTAAATTAAAATCCTTACAGTGACAGCTTGTAGAACGCTTGGGTTCTCTCCGAGGTGCTTAACGATCCACGTCAGTATGCTGGTTGTGGTGTCTCGAGCAGCGAAGATAACACCGATGACATTGACAGCAATCTGTTCGTCGGTGAGACCTGCTTTCTCACCCATGAAGGAACCCAACAAGTCATTGCTATCTTCCTTCCTCTATCTTCTGGAGAAGAGGATCTGAGCAAGCTCTTTCCTTGGCTTTATTGATTTGTGGAAGAGAATCCCTGGGAGGTTTATGGGCATTGAATTATATCCTTTTTCAGTCAGGTTCAAGAGCAAGCGAAAGCGAGATCGAGAAGGCTTTCACCTTCAGTCAAGTTCGCGAGCAAGCGAGAGGGAGACACCTTCAGGTTCGCGAGCAAGTGAGAGGGAGAacgccagagagagagagagagactaggGTTTGACAGTGAAATatcaaaaaagtataaaaagagTGAAGGTACCTAATTTTCCCTTGATTTGGAGCAATACAGCACGTGCCAGTTAAAACTTTCAAAAATTGCGAATAAATAACAGTAAATGATCTGTGGCCACAAATCACAAATAGCTTTTGAGCTATTtgtgatttttaatttattctaatttgtaataaatagaaataaacattataaatcataccaaacacctgCATAAATAGAAATTAGGTAgataaatacaaatacaaatcatatcaaagaaaccctaaactaaAAAAGCTAAACCCCCCACCtcaataaaaagaagaagagaccaaTGAAGAAAATTAAACAAGTGACAAACTATTCTGTTGTTGCTTAGTTACACAGAGGAAACATGAAATATGATAGCAAGTTGCTTGTGGCAAATCAAAATGTGGACTATTAGATGACTCAGCTCTTAAACAACTACCCTGCCATTTGGTTCCCAACTTTCTTTGCTCCTTTTTGCTTAATCTTCACCTTGACATTGATTCCATTATCAATAACAGACTGAAGCACTAAATGAAGCTTCCCTTCTAATTTCTCCCCTTTCCTTGGTGTGTAAATCACATCATGGATGTCATCAGCTAATGCCCTTTGAGCCAGAATTTGACCCACAGAAGCACATGCAGTAGCATTCTTCGTCGAGGTCAAGTCAAATTTCATGTCCTTAGAAATCGAATGAGCCACAGCAACAACCTTACTAGTTGCCCGATGAACAAAGCAAGCACGGATAGAACCTTTCGATATGTAAATGTCTAAGCAAAATGGCTCATGATAAGGTCCCGTTAGTTGATTAAAGGTCGGGGTCCTCAGCTTCTTACTTGCTAAAGAGGTAGAAAAGCCATCCTTTTCCACAAAAGGAAATGTATTCGGTTTGTTCTTCAAAAGCTTTGGAAGTTTTCCATTTCCAGAGGCTGATTTACTGTTTGATTTCTCTTTGTTTCGACTgtctttcttcctctccctgGTGGTGTCCCTAGAAGTCTTCTTCCGGCGGAAGCTTAAATTGTACTCTTCAAACTCTCGGGAATCCCTATCAAGTTTataaaagagaatgccgcgaaTTCTCATGTCCTCAATCTCATCAAAGTCAGCTTCATCAGCAAGTGAGGAGTAACTAAGAAGGGtttgtgggtgttttaattgaaagggtGGATTAGGTACTTCGTCCGCTaagaagggtagaattgtcttttaaaaaatattaagctGCTGACATCACCGCTTAACAGCTCTTAACTAGTGGTCTGTGTGTAACTAGTTTGATAGAGTAGAGGAGGCAGTTGATAACTTGATATTATGGTAATTAGTGGGCGTggtttaaaatataggcaaacaaCAAGGGGGTGccgctgataatttccctaaGATGGGGTTTGTTTTGCTATCAGAGGCGTCTCGAGTGTTTGCTTCTGAATCTGCTCTAAGTAGTCTACAATGGCGTTCGGGTACGTCAATTTCGATCTGCTACTCTCTTATTTGCAATCTTTCTTCAAAGCCACTGATTGTTCGTATTTGAGTTTTACTGGAAGAACAAGAGGATTTCAAAGGCCAAGaagggaggaaagaagaaagcgTAAGTTGAAACGAGACATCAGCGACGGTAACTGGTTTCATATGTTAATTTTATATGCTGATCTGTTATGGTACTGATTTTCACCTCACAGGGTTGATACTTTTTCCAAGAACTGGTATGATATCAAGGCTCCTTCGATCCTCAGCAGTTGAAATGTCGGGAAGACCCTAGTTTCAAGAACTCAGAGAACTAAGGTCATGACTTTCTCCTTTGCTTCGACCTTTTCGTTAATTGTCGATTTATTCACCAGTCCGTAAGATTTGTATTAATGGCGTTACAAAACCAGAACGTAGGGTTCCATTAGCAATGAACTGATGTTAGAACGTATTTATTCTGCTAGTGGAACCTTCATCTATTAGAAATCTTTGTCATTACTAGCGCCATGAGCTTGCGATAATCGATATCGATGGAATCGTTTTCATTCAAGTTTGCTAGAGGCTTTTATTGAGAGTGGCCGTGTTTGTTCCTCCCCCTTCCTGTTACACGGTTTCAGCTTCcttaagaaaaggaaagaaataaaataaaatcaaaacaaaagagaaaaacaacCAAAATGTGGCTGTATCCCCAACCCAATCTTTTCCCTTGgttccaaaatagaaaattagatCTCCTAGAAATTAGAATCCTATCCAATTTAGACGACTAAAGGTAGGAAAGAACTAAATAAGTATTTCATTCTTCATAATTTctcaaaatatcacaaatttgAAGTTGGCTTCTACATGAAAGTTACAAATCGTTGTGATTTACACAATATATTAAATTCTCACAGTCAAAATCAGAATATAAGTGGCTAAAATCGAAAAATCAACTTCCGATTACATATAGGGGTGAAAAGTATTGAATTTGGGTGAGCTTGACCTCCCTAGTGTTGATCCGAAACAAAACTCAACACCGTTATATTTAATCCACATTCAAAAATGGTAAGGGACATCAGGTTAAGTTTCTTGTTGGGGACAAATGCACAACCACAAGGAAGAAAAGtttgtgggtgttttaattgaaagggtGGATTAGGTACTTCGTCCGCTaagaagggtagaattgtcttttaaaaaatattaagctGCTGACATCACCGCTTAACAGCTCTTAACTAACGGTGGTCTGTGTGTAACTAGTTTGGTAGAGTAGAGGAGGCAGTTGATATTATGGTAATTAGTGGGCGTggtttaaaatataggcaaacaaCAAGGGGGTGccgctgataatttccctaaAATAGGGTTTGTTTTGCTATCAGAGGCGTCTCGAGTGTTTGCTTCTGAATCTGCTCTAAGTAGTCTCCAATGGCGTTCGGGTACGTCAATTTCGATCTGCTACTCTCTTATTTGCAGTCTTTCTTCAAAGCCACTGATTGTTCGTATTTGAGTTTTACTGGAAGAACAAGAGGATTTCAAAGGCCAAGaagggaggaaagaagaaagcgTAAGTTGAAATGAGATATCAGCGACGGTAACTGGTTTCGTATGTTAATTTTATATGCTGATCTGTTATGGTACTGATTTTCACCTCACAGGGTTGATACTTTTTCCAAGAACTGGTATGATATCAAGGCTCCTTCGATCCTCAGCAGTTGAAATGTCAGGAAGACCCTAGTTTCAAGAACTCAGAGAACTAAGGTCATGACTTTCTCCTTTGCTTCGACCTTTTCGTTAATTGTCGATTTATTCACCAGTCCGTAAGATTTGTATTAATGGCGTACCAAAACCAGAACGTAGGGATCCATTAACAATGAACTGATGTTAGAACGTATTTATTCTGGTAGTGGAACCTTCATCTATTAGAAATCTTTGTCATTACTAGCGCCATGAGCTTGCGATAATCGATACCGATGGAATCGTTTTCATTCAAGTTTGCTAGAGGCTTTTATTGAGAGTGGCCTTATTTGGAAAATGATATTTGTGTAAATGGGAAATATGTGGCAATTGCTTTATTCACTCCTGCTACTTGATGCAGATTACGTTCTATTAACATCTTCTGAACGTATAATTAATGACTTGACTACTAATAGTTTTTTAGTCACTATGGCTTTATATCTCAGAAATAAATGGTACAATGGTGGATCAAACACAATTGCTATTTTTATATCAATTACTTCTGATGGGAATGTTATTTACCCTGTATTATTTGTTGATTACTGCTGAAATCTAGGATCTGCAAATTTCTTGTAGTTCTTTTTTAGTACTCAGGTACATCTGCTGTTGGGCTATTGATTCTAGCCAACATTAGTATTTGTTTCAACAAAGTGAAGTAGGAGTTTGGTAAGCCCTGACTTAGATCTGAAATACAAAGGGGGAGTTCAGTAATTTAGATCAACTTCCTGATTATGTTTGGGGTTGAATTTAAATTGTAACAGTTTCATCATTTTGTCCAGTGCTTTATTGTTATTCCACATTTATCTCCCCTGCTCCCTGTAGTATGTTCTAGTTGTCAGTGTTGGTGCTTCctgagagaggggggggggggggtggcaaTATCTTTATTTTGAAGTAACGTTTTTGTAATCTGCTTATTAAAGGTCCTACTCTTTGGCATGAAATGGAAAAACCATGAACTTTTGAAATAATGAGGATTTTTTAACCAAGTGATTTGTCTTGCCTTCAATTTATTCCTTGTAATGGTCTTTGTTTTGTGTATGTTTTCTTcggttttaattttaaaaacatgTTTACCCAATCCTCCATCCTTCCCCATGATTGAGGTTATCTGTTTTGTGCTTTAGCATGCATTTCAAGTATAGAATGGcatataatttttgtttattttggtgtAATAAAATGTTTGATATACATGCTCTTAGAATTACGTAAGTCTTaaagttttttatttctctCCCAGATTGCTACCAAACAACTTAAGCACCAAGTGTTTGAGATTTCCCTTGCTGACCTTCAGAATGATGAGGATCAGTCCTACAGGAAGATCCGACTCAGAGCTGAGGATGTTCAAGGAAAGAATGTCCTCACTAACTTTTGGGTAAGcattttatattttgtaattttttcccttttcaacAGCTTCCCACTTATTGTTCAAAAGATCAGAGGAAAAATGCACTGATACAATTAGATTTGTTCAGGGAATGAATTTCCCAACAGACAAGTTGAGGTCTTTGGTGCGTAAGTGGCAGACCTTGATTGAGGCACATGTTGATGTGAAGACTGAAGACAACTACACTTTGAGGATGGTAATATAAGGAAAGGGAAGAATTGCAGTCACACCCACATAGACGCGGTGCAATCTTAAGCTCTTCCATGTTCTATTTGGAATCTTTCAAGTGTAATG is drawn from Telopea speciosissima isolate NSW1024214 ecotype Mountain lineage chromosome 1, Tspe_v1, whole genome shotgun sequence and contains these coding sequences:
- the LOC122648846 gene encoding uncharacterized protein LOC122648846, which produces MDPYVLVLGLPDISTAEDRRSLDIIPVLGKSINPVSYSSLADEADFDEIEDMRIRGILFYKLDRDSREFEEYNLSFRRKKTSRDTTRERKKDSRNKEKSNSKSASGNGKLPKLLKNKPNTFPFVEKDGFSTSLASKKLRTPTFNQLTGPYHEPFCLDIYISKGSIRACFVHRATSKVVAVAHSISKDMKFDLTSTKNATACASVGQILAQRALADDIHDVIYTPRKGEKLEGKLHLVLQSVIDNGINVKVKIKQKGAKKVGNQMAG